One Mycolicibacterium rufum genomic window, CCAATTGACCGTCGGCCGGGCCAGTCCGCGCCTGTCGAGATATTTCTGCGCCGACGTGCCGGTGCCTCGCAGAAACGCCACTATCTGGAGCCTCGACGGCGGCATGAAACTCTCACTCACGAATACCCACTCGTCGTCGCGCCGTTCGAGGCGCCCCCTGACGTGTGTCGAATCCAGACGCCACAACTTCTCGTCGTGCGAATGGCACAGGAGATTGGCCGGGCTCTCGGCAACGCGCGACCGATCGGGCATCTTCACGTACAACTCGCCGCTCCCGGCGTCGTAGTGGCGGGTCGGGACGCGCACACTGGTCGGGTAGCCGTCAGCGTCGAGAGCGGTCAGGACCGCCTCCGGAAACCTGCTCAGCCGCTTGGCCGCCTCAGCCCACACGGCGCACCTCGTTCAGAGCGAGTTCTTCAGGCTGTGAGGTGAAGTCGCGCGTCGGCCAGTACAACGCACGACGGGGCGTCACGTAGATGAGAATGCGCATGTAATACGACCACCACAGCCGTCGGCCCAGCGGGGTGCTCCACAACGCGCCTGCCGGCTGCCGGGTGAACAGCGTCTGGGCCAGAGAGGCCAGCTCCGGTTCTGAGGAGACGTCGCTGACGATGCGATCGTCGGCGGTGGCGTCGCCCTGGATCAGCACGGCTCCCGGCTTGGCGATACCGCTGCCCGTCGGCTCCGAGAACAGCATGGCCACCCTGGGGTTGCGCCGGATGTTGTACGCCTTCTGGGGAAGTCCGATGCTGGTAGCGGTCAGGAATCGCCCGTCATCGAGGAGCCGGGGACTGACGGGCCAGGTCTGCGGCGAACCGTCGCGCGCGATCGTGGTGAACTCGCACGTGAAGTAGTTGTCGATGATGTCGATGGCCGCCGACGCCACAGCAGCAGAGTACGTCAGCCGTGGTCCGCGGTCACCCAGTTCGCCCCGAACGGACGCCGATCGGTCTAGCGTTGAGGCAGGTGGACAGAGGAGCCGGCGATGACCTCTACCGAAGACAAACTCAATGCATTTCTGGGCAAGGCGATCGGGGATCTCGCCGCATCGGTGAGCGCGGTGCTGATGTTGATCGGCGACGAGCTCGGCCTGTACCGGGCGCTCGCCGGGCGTCGCTGCTCAGCAGAGGAACTGGCCCGCATGAC contains:
- a CDS encoding pyridoxamine 5'-phosphate oxidase family protein, producing the protein MASAAIDIIDNYFTCEFTTIARDGSPQTWPVSPRLLDDGRFLTATSIGLPQKAYNIRRNPRVAMLFSEPTGSGIAKPGAVLIQGDATADDRIVSDVSSEPELASLAQTLFTRQPAGALWSTPLGRRLWWSYYMRILIYVTPRRALYWPTRDFTSQPEELALNEVRRVG